A single genomic interval of Notolabrus celidotus isolate fNotCel1 chromosome 13, fNotCel1.pri, whole genome shotgun sequence harbors:
- the fam110c gene encoding protein FAM110C, with product MDTASDATKILEKGPEYLRKQMELESETKVHMSAVERLAASKLKYVKSKEVVSSTQESVITIGSGSVSSTGSSNRSSNRGGNLSTLSISTAATCGSQRISPVQVRRSSSKKRPDSLLIHRQKCELLRGSASGRRYRRSRKLQQKNAPLPEAADKECEGESNTVKITTPEGTEKECSSLTEKKEKIGEAEQHSKGNSASGTKVTAPGGNKSACLLAVPEVVKRSGKGVSRSHSDISSRYSKNFADFDAFFKYCGLEGEVIESLGKENFSARSNEITNTIVRSFSISTSEDGFSRNSGDSDGLLEEELHEKIHQGTSVIERNARIIKWLYSCKNAKETGKKLRDLD from the coding sequence ATGGATACAGCAAGTGATGCCACAAAAATCCTAGAGAAAGGACCTGAATACCTCAGGAAGCAAATGGAGCTGGAGAGTGAGACAAAAGTACACATGAGTGCTGTGGAGAGGCTCGCTGCAAGTAAACTCAAATATGTCAAAAGCAAAGAGGTGGTCAGCTCTACTCAGGAATCTGTGATCACCATTGGATCTGGCTCTGTAAGCAGTACCGGGTCTTCGAACCGGAGCTCCAACCGAGGTGGGAATCTGAGCACTTTGAGTATCTCAACTGCAGCAACATGTGGTTCCCAAAGGATCTCACCAGTGCAGGTTCGTCGATCCAGCTCCAAAAAACGACCAGACTCTCTTCTAATTCACAGACAGAAATGTGAGTTACTGAGAGGGTCAGCAAGTGGCCGCAGATATCGGAGATCGCGAAAGCTACAGCAGAAAAATGCTCCGTTACCTGAGGCAGCAGATAAAGAGTGCGAGGGTGAGAGCAACACAGTGAAAATCACCACACCTGAGGGAACAGAGAAGGAATGCAGCTCCCttacagagaagaaagagaagattgGGGAAGCAGAACAACACAGCAAAGGAAACAGTGCTTCTGGGACAAAGGTGACAGCTCCTGGTGGGAACAAATCTGCTTGTCTCTTGGCGGTTCCTGAGGTCGTAAAGAGGTCTGGGAAAGGAGTCAGTCGTTCGCACTCCGACATCAGCTCCAGGTACTCCAAAAACTTTGCAGACTTTGATGCTTTTTTCAAGTACTGTGGGCTGGAAGGGGAGGTCATCGAGTCTCTGGGGAAGGAGAACTTCTCGGCACGCTCAAACGAGATTACTAATACCATCGTCAGGAGTTTCAGCATCTCTACATCGGAGGATGGCTTCTCCAGGAACAGTGGGGACAGCGACGGGCTGCTGGAGGAAGAGTTACATGAGAAGATTCATCAGGGGACGTCTGTCATTGAGCGCAATGCAAGGATTATCAAATGGCTGTACAGCTGCAAAAACGCCAAAGAGACTGGGAAAAAATTGAGAGATCTGGATTGA